One stretch of Streptomyces sp. 135 DNA includes these proteins:
- a CDS encoding EamA family transporter — MWSRSRRSAPDDFAAGLLSRRIHFTVVTFLGQAGGLLLALAVALLVPAESVGSADVAWGALSGVGSAVAMHFLNRGLSRGAMSVVIPVSAVTGVALSVLCGVLFLGDRPTPLSWLGIGVTVPALWLVSAAGGAPGDGSTARRLPVDGLIASAGVAVQYIGLAQADPASGVWPVAAGRLAAVLLLLPSAVRSAAEFRQPARLGGAAVLIGGGAALALILYFWATQQQMLAVAVVLASLYPAVPTVLGLAVLGEKVTRAQATGLVGAAAAVVLLSLG; from the coding sequence ATGTGGTCACGCAGCCGGCGGTCGGCTCCGGACGACTTCGCCGCCGGGCTGCTCTCCCGCCGGATCCACTTCACCGTGGTCACCTTCCTCGGGCAGGCCGGTGGCCTGCTCCTCGCGCTGGCGGTCGCGCTGCTGGTGCCCGCGGAGTCGGTCGGCTCCGCGGATGTGGCCTGGGGTGCGCTCTCCGGGGTCGGCAGCGCCGTCGCCATGCACTTTCTCAACCGTGGCCTCAGCCGTGGCGCCATGAGCGTCGTGATCCCGGTGAGCGCCGTGACCGGGGTGGCGCTGTCCGTGCTGTGCGGCGTGCTGTTCCTCGGCGACCGGCCGACTCCGCTGTCCTGGCTCGGCATCGGCGTGACCGTGCCCGCGCTCTGGCTCGTCTCCGCCGCCGGCGGCGCTCCCGGCGACGGCAGCACGGCCCGGCGGCTGCCGGTGGACGGGCTGATCGCCAGCGCGGGAGTGGCGGTGCAGTACATCGGGCTCGCCCAGGCGGATCCGGCGAGCGGGGTGTGGCCCGTGGCCGCCGGGCGGCTGGCAGCGGTGCTCCTGCTGCTGCCGAGCGCCGTGCGAAGCGCCGCCGAGTTCCGGCAGCCCGCCCGGCTGGGGGGCGCGGCGGTGCTGATCGGCGGGGGAGCGGCCCTCGCCCTCATCCTCTACTTCTGGGCCACCCAGCAGCAGATGCTGGCCGTCGCCGTCGTCCTCGCCTCCCTCTACCCGGCGGTCCCGACGGTCCTCGGCCTCGCGGTCCTCGGCGAGAAGGTCACCCGGGCGCAGGCCACCGGCCTGGTGGGCGCGGCCGCGGCCGTCGTCCTGCTCAGCCTGGGTTGA
- a CDS encoding ROK family protein translates to MNGKADPRAEGEVTTRTRLERGRGALGPALELVHTGRAPTRAVLTAELGVTRATAGAVAAELEALGLIRIDAKPSAAAGSQGRPSHRLSVAEEGPVALAAQVHADGFRAALVGLGGRTVATAPGCETIDADPAQVIGSVVDAGARLLRETGRRCVGAGLAVPSAVAEPEGTALNPLHLAWPAGAQVREIFTERVRAAGIGGPAFAGNDVNLAALAEHRHGAGRGARDLLCVATGHRGVGGALVLDGRLHTGSSGLALEVGHLTVNPEGRPCHCGSRGCLDVETDPLAFLTEAGREPGPEGLLVQARTLLRDAYADPAVRSAAEALIDRLGLGLAGLVNILNPDRIILGGLHRALLEADPERLRAVVADRSLWGRSGSVPILACTLDHNSLVGAAELAWQPVLDDPLGALG, encoded by the coding sequence ATGAACGGCAAGGCTGACCCCCGTGCCGAGGGGGAAGTGACCACGCGTACCCGCCTGGAGCGAGGGCGCGGCGCGCTGGGCCCCGCGCTCGAACTGGTCCACACCGGGCGCGCCCCGACGCGTGCCGTGCTCACCGCCGAGCTGGGCGTCACACGCGCCACGGCGGGTGCCGTCGCCGCCGAGCTGGAGGCGCTCGGCCTGATCCGCATCGACGCGAAGCCGAGCGCGGCCGCGGGATCGCAGGGCAGGCCCTCGCACCGGCTCTCCGTCGCGGAGGAGGGGCCCGTCGCACTGGCGGCGCAGGTGCACGCCGACGGGTTCCGGGCCGCGCTCGTCGGGCTCGGCGGGCGCACCGTCGCGACCGCGCCGGGCTGCGAGACCATCGACGCCGACCCCGCGCAGGTCATCGGTTCCGTGGTCGACGCGGGCGCGCGGCTGCTGCGGGAGACCGGCAGGCGCTGCGTGGGGGCGGGCCTCGCGGTGCCGTCCGCGGTGGCGGAGCCGGAGGGCACCGCCCTCAATCCGCTGCACCTGGCGTGGCCCGCGGGCGCGCAGGTCCGGGAGATCTTCACCGAGCGCGTGCGCGCCGCGGGCATCGGGGGGCCGGCCTTCGCGGGCAACGACGTGAACCTCGCCGCCCTCGCCGAGCACCGCCACGGCGCGGGCCGCGGCGCGCGGGACCTGCTGTGCGTGGCGACCGGCCACCGCGGCGTCGGCGGTGCGCTCGTCCTCGACGGCCGCCTGCACACCGGGAGTTCGGGCCTCGCCCTGGAGGTCGGTCACCTCACCGTCAACCCCGAGGGGCGCCCCTGTCACTGCGGCAGCCGCGGCTGCCTGGACGTCGAGACGGACCCCCTCGCCTTCCTGACGGAGGCCGGCCGCGAGCCCGGGCCGGAGGGGCTGCTCGTGCAGGCCCGCACCCTGCTCCGGGACGCGTACGCGGACCCGGCCGTGCGCTCCGCCGCCGAGGCGCTGATCGACCGGCTCGGTCTGGGCCTCGCGGGGCTGGTCAACATCCTCAATCCGGACCGGATCATCCTGGGCGGGCTGCACCGCGCCCTGTTGGAGGCGGACCCCGAGCGGCTGCGTGCCGTCGTCGCCGACCGCAGCCTCTGGGGCCGCAGCGGCAGCGTGCCGATCCTCGCCTGCACGCTGGACCACAACAGCCTGGTGGGGGCCGCCGAGCTGGCCTGGCAGCCGGTGCTCGACGACCCCCTGGGGGCGCTCGGCTAG
- a CDS encoding sensor histidine kinase gives MDEQRGREPGGPPPAWGGAPMWRYGPPWWSSGTQDGARRLPWLTTLALTVFVQIGSGFAGDGQPGRESLTPTARVLLFLATAVLLARHRHPVPVAYATVGLTLLYLGAGYPYGPVLLTVAVACFAAVVAGHRRAAWGAVGALWAGHLLLAHWLYQWLPPGGDGARAWSEEIVVAAWVVAIVAVSELGRVRREQWVKERTERAQAARRRADRERLRMARELHDVLAHSISVINVQAGMGLALLDSDPEQARTALTTIKAASKEALGEVRQVLDTLRAPGEAPRAPAPGLDRLPELVEQARSAGLTVDVTTEGTRAKLPPGADLAAFRIVQEALTNVVRHSGSRHARVRVRHEKTALTLRVDDDGPATGADAGGSGNGLAGMRERAAALGGTIEAGPRPGGGFRVSAVLPLAADRDREARTAPREDQ, from the coding sequence ATGGACGAGCAGCGCGGACGCGAGCCGGGCGGGCCGCCCCCGGCGTGGGGCGGAGCGCCGATGTGGCGGTACGGCCCGCCCTGGTGGAGTTCCGGTACGCAGGACGGCGCGCGGCGGCTGCCCTGGCTGACGACGCTCGCGCTCACCGTGTTCGTGCAGATCGGCTCCGGCTTCGCCGGGGACGGCCAGCCCGGCCGCGAGAGCCTCACGCCCACCGCCCGGGTGCTGCTGTTCCTGGCCACGGCGGTGCTCCTGGCGCGCCACCGCCACCCCGTGCCCGTCGCGTACGCCACCGTCGGGCTCACGCTGCTCTACCTCGGTGCCGGATATCCGTACGGCCCGGTCCTGCTCACCGTCGCCGTGGCCTGCTTCGCCGCGGTCGTCGCGGGGCACCGGCGCGCGGCGTGGGGAGCCGTCGGCGCGCTCTGGGCCGGGCATCTGCTGCTCGCGCACTGGCTCTACCAGTGGCTGCCGCCGGGCGGCGACGGGGCCCGTGCCTGGAGCGAGGAGATCGTGGTCGCCGCCTGGGTCGTGGCGATCGTCGCCGTGTCCGAACTCGGCCGCGTACGCCGGGAACAGTGGGTCAAGGAGCGTACCGAGCGGGCGCAGGCGGCCCGGCGGCGCGCAGACAGGGAGCGACTGCGGATGGCCCGCGAACTGCACGACGTCCTCGCGCACAGCATCTCCGTCATCAACGTCCAGGCCGGCATGGGCCTCGCCCTGCTCGACTCCGACCCCGAGCAGGCCCGCACCGCCCTGACCACCATCAAGGCCGCCAGCAAGGAGGCGCTGGGGGAGGTGCGCCAGGTCCTGGACACGCTGCGCGCCCCCGGTGAGGCGCCCCGCGCCCCCGCGCCGGGTCTCGACCGGCTGCCGGAACTCGTCGAGCAGGCGAGGAGCGCGGGCCTGACCGTCGACGTCACCACCGAGGGCACCCGCGCGAAGCTGCCACCGGGCGCCGACCTCGCCGCGTTCCGCATCGTCCAGGAGGCGCTGACGAACGTCGTACGCCACTCCGGTTCACGCCACGCGCGCGTGCGGGTGCGCCACGAGAAGACGGCGCTCACCCTGCGCGTCGACGACGACGGGCCCGCCACCGGGGCCGACGCGGGCGGCAGCGGCAACGGCCTCGCCGGGATGCGGGAGCGCGCCGCGGCCCTCGGTGGCACGATCGAGGCGGGCCCGCGCCCGGGCGGCGGCTTCCGCGTGAGCGCCGTACTGCCCCTGGCGGCGGACAGGGACCGCGAGGCCCGCACGGCACCCCGGGAGGACCAGTGA
- a CDS encoding MarR family transcriptional regulator → MAAKTAEQGLVDQWRDILAVHARTLCELDRELHPHGLGASDFEVLDVLAEGSSDDGGCTFRVQEISSQVHLSQSALSRLIGRLEKDGLVERGMCSEDRRGVRVSLTDKGRALHREVRPLQRAVLKRMLAGSDCGTSGP, encoded by the coding sequence ATGGCGGCGAAAACGGCCGAGCAGGGGCTCGTGGATCAATGGCGGGACATCCTCGCGGTGCATGCGCGCACACTGTGCGAACTCGACCGCGAGCTGCATCCGCACGGCCTGGGGGCGAGCGACTTCGAGGTCCTCGACGTCCTGGCCGAGGGGTCGTCGGACGACGGCGGCTGTACGTTCCGCGTCCAGGAGATCTCCTCCCAGGTCCACCTGAGCCAGAGCGCGCTCTCGCGTCTCATCGGGCGCCTGGAGAAGGACGGCCTCGTCGAGCGCGGCATGTGCAGTGAGGACCGGCGCGGCGTGCGCGTCTCCCTGACCGACAAGGGACGCGCACTGCACCGCGAGGTGCGGCCGCTGCAGCGGGCGGTGCTCAAACGGATGCTCGCCGGCTCCGACTGCGGAACCTCCGGCCCCTAG
- a CDS encoding response regulator transcription factor encodes MIRVLLADDQSLVRAGFKALLDAQPDIGVVGEAADGEQAVRAVRQLRPDVVLMDIRMPLLDGLAATRRITGEPGLDGVKVVMLTTFELDEYVFEAIRSGASGFLVKDTEPDELLRAVRAVVEGDALLSPGVTRRLIAEFAARSKEPAAADALSGLTEREREVMALVGIGLSNEEIARRLVVSPLTAKTHVSRTMVKLGARDRAQLVVLAYESGLVRPGWLG; translated from the coding sequence GTGATCCGCGTACTGCTCGCCGACGACCAGTCCTTGGTCAGGGCGGGCTTCAAGGCGCTCCTCGACGCCCAGCCGGACATCGGGGTCGTCGGGGAGGCCGCGGACGGTGAGCAAGCGGTGCGGGCGGTGCGTCAACTGCGCCCGGACGTCGTCCTGATGGACATCCGCATGCCGCTGCTCGACGGGCTCGCCGCGACGCGCCGGATCACCGGCGAGCCGGGCCTGGACGGCGTGAAGGTGGTGATGCTCACCACCTTCGAACTGGACGAGTACGTCTTCGAGGCGATCCGCTCCGGAGCCTCCGGTTTCCTCGTCAAGGACACCGAGCCGGACGAACTGCTGCGCGCGGTGCGGGCGGTGGTCGAGGGCGACGCGCTGCTCTCGCCCGGTGTGACCCGTCGGCTCATCGCCGAGTTCGCGGCCCGCTCGAAGGAGCCGGCCGCCGCCGACGCCCTGAGCGGACTCACCGAGCGGGAGCGGGAGGTGATGGCGCTGGTCGGCATCGGCCTCTCGAACGAGGAGATCGCCCGCCGCCTGGTCGTCAGCCCGCTCACCGCCAAGACGCACGTGAGCCGGACGATGGTGAAACTGGGCGCCCGCGACCGCGCCCAACTGGTCGTCCTCGCCTACGAGTCGGGCCTGGTCCGTCCCGGCTGGCTGGGCTGA
- a CDS encoding MFS transporter produces the protein MPLLNKLGSAASRPTAPDLRRLRAALTVFFALDGFVFAGWVVRIPAIKEQTGASASQLGLALLAVSAGAVVTMTLTGRLCKRYGSIPVTVACGVLLPLSVALPPLTDSVLVLALVLLFFGAAYGGISVAMNSAAVDLVSALRRPVMPSFHAAFSLGGMLGSGLGGLVAGHLSPTPHLLGITVVGLAITAATAPALLRHGAADRIRAGSPEQPRLPSPPRPEATHPTREKHRTRMDRRTRGLVLVFGLIALCTAYGEGAIADWGPLHLEQDLHAHPGVAAAAYSCFALAMTVGRLTGTTLLERLGRTRTVVGGGATACAGMLLGALAPSAGLALAGFAVTGLGLANIFPVAVERAGALAGPGGVAAASTLGYGGMLVGPPLIGFMADWYSLPTALTSVAVLAGVAACIGFATRRTERAAPSVRTAHTEGVGRTETV, from the coding sequence GTGCCGCTACTAAACAAACTAGGGTCCGCAGCGTCGCGGCCCACCGCCCCGGATCTGCGCCGCCTGCGCGCGGCGCTCACCGTCTTCTTCGCCCTCGACGGCTTCGTCTTCGCCGGCTGGGTGGTCCGCATCCCCGCCATCAAGGAGCAGACCGGCGCCTCGGCCAGTCAGCTCGGGCTCGCGCTGCTCGCCGTGTCCGCCGGCGCGGTGGTGACGATGACGCTCACCGGGCGGCTCTGCAAGCGCTACGGCAGCATCCCGGTCACCGTGGCCTGCGGCGTGCTGCTCCCGCTGAGCGTCGCGCTGCCGCCACTGACGGACTCGGTTCTCGTGCTCGCGCTCGTCCTGCTGTTCTTCGGGGCCGCGTACGGCGGTATCAGCGTGGCGATGAACAGCGCCGCCGTCGATCTGGTGAGCGCGCTGCGGCGGCCCGTGATGCCGAGCTTCCACGCGGCGTTCAGCCTGGGCGGCATGCTCGGCTCGGGGCTCGGCGGCCTGGTCGCGGGGCACCTCTCCCCCACCCCGCACCTGCTCGGCATCACCGTCGTCGGCCTCGCGATCACCGCGGCGACGGCGCCCGCGCTGCTGCGGCACGGGGCGGCGGACCGTATCCGGGCAGGCTCCCCCGAGCAGCCACGGCTACCGTCACCACCACGGCCGGAGGCGACCCACCCCACCCGCGAGAAGCACCGCACCCGCATGGACCGCCGCACCCGCGGCCTCGTCCTCGTGTTCGGGCTCATCGCGCTGTGCACCGCGTACGGCGAGGGCGCCATCGCGGACTGGGGCCCGCTGCACCTGGAGCAGGACCTGCACGCGCACCCGGGCGTCGCCGCCGCGGCATACTCGTGCTTCGCCCTCGCCATGACCGTCGGCCGCCTGACGGGCACCACCCTCCTCGAACGGCTCGGCCGCACCCGCACCGTGGTCGGCGGCGGCGCGACGGCGTGCGCCGGGATGCTGCTGGGCGCCCTGGCGCCCTCGGCGGGCCTGGCCCTCGCGGGGTTCGCCGTCACCGGCCTCGGGCTCGCCAACATCTTCCCCGTGGCGGTCGAGCGCGCGGGAGCGCTGGCCGGTCCCGGCGGGGTCGCCGCCGCGTCGACGCTCGGCTACGGCGGCATGCTCGTCGGGCCGCCGCTCATCGGCTTCATGGCGGACTGGTACTCCCTGCCCACGGCACTGACGAGCGTGGCCGTGCTGGCGGGGGTCGCGGCCTGCATCGGCTTCGCGACCCGGCGCACGGAGCGCGCGGCGCCCTCGGTCCGTACGGCACACACGGAGGGCGTGGGGCGTACGGAAACGGTCTGA
- a CDS encoding MFS transporter, whose protein sequence is MPRAVYVLALGIFAMVTSEFVVAGLMPQMAAGLDATIPEIGYLITAFAAAMALGGPFLTIALLKVRQKNALLLLFGLFLVGNVLAALAPDYRTMLVARVLTGIASQAFFGVSISLASRLTRPEVRGRAVAVALNGLMLGTLLGLPLSTVIGEHLGWRAAFWAITVLTVLAALATLAGVPSADGEAEASGGLRQELGAFRNPRLWLTLTTSTFVIGATFSAFSYLNPILTEITGFSTSTVPLLLIAYGAATVIGNTVVGRLADSRTLPVLVAGLALNLAFLAGFALLAQLTVPAVALMMGIGLVGVTMNPALVTRVQRTGNARPLVNTVHSSFITLGIIIATSVGGPAIDAFGLRAPLWIGAGLAALGLLTLIPDALRRRAESRAVTPVPTEAERQVARDVPETV, encoded by the coding sequence ATGCCCCGTGCCGTATACGTACTGGCCCTTGGCATCTTCGCCATGGTGACCAGCGAGTTCGTGGTCGCAGGACTGATGCCGCAGATGGCCGCGGGACTGGACGCCACGATCCCCGAGATCGGTTATCTCATCACCGCCTTCGCCGCCGCGATGGCCCTGGGCGGCCCTTTCCTGACGATCGCTCTGCTGAAGGTGCGTCAGAAGAACGCGCTGCTCCTGCTGTTCGGCCTGTTCCTCGTCGGCAACGTCCTTGCCGCGCTCGCGCCCGACTACCGCACGATGCTCGTGGCCCGGGTCCTCACCGGCATCGCGTCCCAGGCCTTCTTCGGCGTCTCCATCTCCCTGGCCTCCCGGCTCACCAGGCCCGAAGTGCGCGGGCGCGCCGTCGCCGTGGCCCTCAACGGGCTGATGCTGGGCACCCTGCTCGGCCTGCCGCTCTCCACCGTCATCGGTGAACACCTGGGCTGGCGTGCCGCGTTCTGGGCCATCACCGTCCTGACCGTGCTCGCCGCCCTGGCCACGCTCGCCGGGGTGCCGAGCGCCGACGGGGAGGCGGAGGCGAGCGGCGGGCTCCGTCAGGAGCTGGGCGCCTTCCGCAACCCCCGGCTGTGGCTCACCCTCACCACCAGCACCTTCGTGATCGGCGCCACCTTCTCCGCCTTCAGCTACCTCAACCCGATCCTCACCGAGATCACGGGCTTCTCCACCAGCACCGTCCCGTTGCTGCTCATCGCGTACGGCGCCGCCACCGTCATCGGCAACACGGTCGTCGGGCGGCTCGCCGACAGCCGCACCCTGCCCGTACTCGTCGCCGGTCTCGCGCTGAACCTGGCCTTCCTCGCCGGCTTCGCGCTGCTCGCCCAACTGACCGTGCCCGCCGTGGCGTTGATGATGGGCATCGGTCTCGTCGGCGTCACCATGAACCCGGCCCTGGTCACCCGCGTCCAGCGCACCGGCAACGCGCGGCCACTGGTGAACACCGTCCACTCGTCCTTCATCACCCTCGGCATCATCATCGCCACGTCCGTGGGCGGTCCCGCCATCGACGCCTTCGGTCTGCGGGCACCGCTGTGGATCGGCGCGGGGCTCGCCGCGCTCGGCCTCCTCACGCTGATACCGGACGCGCTGCGCCGCCGGGCCGAGTCCCGAGCCGTCACGCCGGTGCCGACCGAGGCCGAGCGACAGGTCGCGCGCGACGTGCCCGAGACGGTCTAG
- a CDS encoding maleylpyruvate isomerase family mycothiol-dependent enzyme produces MDISRHIQVISAEGQLLARAAERAGPDAKVPTCPDWEVRDLLRHTGMVHRWAAAFVAERRTEFRLGGELPELDGAALLDWFREGHAALVDTLTTAPPDVDCWSFLPASSPLAFWARRQAHETTVHRVDAESARGGAPSPVAVEFAVDGVEELLLGLHAREKSQVRSDVPRVLRVRATDAAAAADDQVWTVRLSEGPPVTERGATAPADCEISGPAAELYLSLWNRLPFPEVTGDRSLAALWRERSAIVMR; encoded by the coding sequence ATGGACATTTCCCGGCACATTCAAGTGATCAGCGCGGAAGGGCAGTTGCTGGCCCGGGCCGCCGAACGAGCGGGGCCCGACGCCAAGGTGCCCACCTGCCCGGACTGGGAGGTGCGGGACCTGCTGCGGCACACCGGGATGGTGCACCGCTGGGCGGCGGCGTTCGTCGCCGAGCGGCGCACCGAGTTCCGGCTCGGCGGGGAGCTGCCGGAACTGGACGGCGCGGCGCTCCTCGACTGGTTCCGCGAAGGCCACGCCGCGCTGGTCGACACGCTCACCACCGCGCCGCCCGACGTCGATTGCTGGAGCTTCCTGCCGGCCTCGTCACCGCTGGCCTTCTGGGCTCGGCGGCAGGCGCACGAGACCACCGTCCACCGGGTCGACGCCGAGTCCGCGCGCGGGGGCGCGCCCTCGCCGGTGGCCGTCGAGTTCGCCGTGGACGGGGTGGAGGAGTTGCTGCTCGGCCTCCACGCGCGCGAGAAGAGCCAGGTGCGCAGCGACGTTCCGCGGGTGCTGCGGGTGCGAGCCACCGACGCGGCCGCCGCGGCCGACGACCAGGTCTGGACGGTACGGCTGTCCGAGGGGCCGCCCGTCACGGAGCGCGGCGCCACGGCTCCCGCCGACTGCGAGATATCCGGCCCCGCGGCGGAGCTCTACCTGTCGCTGTGGAACCGGTTGCCGTTCCCCGAGGTGACCGGCGACCGTTCACTGGCGGCGCTGTGGCGGGAGAGGTCCGCCATCGTCATGCGCTGA
- a CDS encoding DUF6332 family protein: protein MTNTGYTGRRTAAERDAITIEIGYALVSGAVVAIALFCVVTIGPLLAFDPPRAVASALIVAGPVLAVVVFVVRVATVLWRFHDRARAAAQPSQPGRTRPDS, encoded by the coding sequence ATGACGAACACGGGGTATACGGGGCGCCGGACGGCCGCCGAGCGGGACGCGATCACGATCGAGATCGGTTACGCGCTCGTCAGTGGGGCGGTCGTGGCCATCGCGTTGTTCTGCGTGGTGACCATCGGTCCCCTGCTGGCGTTCGATCCGCCGCGCGCCGTCGCGAGCGCGCTCATCGTGGCCGGGCCCGTGCTCGCCGTCGTGGTGTTCGTGGTGCGGGTGGCCACCGTGCTGTGGCGGTTCCACGACCGCGCGCGGGCGGCGGCTCAGCCCAGCCAGCCGGGACGGACCAGGCCCGACTCGTAG
- a CDS encoding MFS transporter: protein MTSPLTAVSASPERWTPRLWGTLLVLCAAMFLDALDVSMVGVALPSIGSELNLTTSTLQWVVSGYILGYGGLLLLGGRAADLLGRRRVFLIALAVFALASLLGGFVDSGPLLIASRFIKGLSAAFTAPAGLSIITTTFAEGPVRNRALTIYTTCAATGFSMGLVLSGLLTEASWRLTMLLPAPIALLALIAGIKLIPRSAREQNKGGYDVPGAVTGTAAMLLLVFTVVEAPEAGWASARTLLSFLAAAVLLAVFVRIELRSASPLVRLGVLRSGPQLRAQLGAMTFFGGYVSFQFLATQYFQSLLGWSALETALAFLPAGALVALSSTKVGSVIDRFGTPRVIVAGFVLLVASYVLFLRISLTPAYAAVVLPSMILLGFACALVFPSLNIQATNGVDDDEQGMVSGLLNTSIQVGGAIFLAVVTAVVTASSHAGDSSPQAVLDSFRPGLIVVTLIAVAGLAISATGLRTRRTKESAAGRVVAKSVPVPDADRERVAVHD from the coding sequence ATGACTTCTCCGCTCACGGCAGTCTCCGCGTCCCCGGAGCGCTGGACCCCCCGCCTGTGGGGCACCCTGCTGGTGCTCTGCGCCGCGATGTTCCTCGACGCGCTCGACGTATCGATGGTCGGCGTCGCCCTGCCCTCCATCGGCTCCGAACTGAACCTCACCACCTCGACCCTCCAGTGGGTCGTCAGCGGCTACATCCTCGGCTACGGCGGGCTGCTGCTCCTCGGCGGCCGCGCCGCCGACCTGCTCGGCCGCCGCCGCGTCTTCCTCATCGCGCTCGCCGTCTTCGCGCTCGCCTCGCTGCTCGGCGGCTTCGTCGACTCCGGGCCGCTGCTCATCGCCAGCCGTTTCATCAAGGGGCTGAGCGCCGCCTTCACCGCCCCCGCCGGTCTGTCCATCATCACCACCACGTTCGCCGAGGGCCCGGTCCGCAACCGCGCGCTCACCATCTACACCACCTGCGCCGCCACCGGCTTCTCCATGGGCCTCGTCCTGTCCGGTCTGCTCACCGAGGCCAGCTGGCGCCTGACCATGCTGCTGCCCGCGCCCATCGCGCTGCTCGCGCTGATCGCCGGCATCAAGCTGATCCCGCGCAGCGCCCGCGAGCAGAACAAGGGCGGATACGACGTGCCGGGCGCCGTCACCGGCACGGCCGCCATGCTGCTGCTCGTCTTCACCGTCGTGGAGGCCCCCGAGGCCGGCTGGGCGTCGGCCCGCACGCTCCTGTCGTTCCTCGCCGCCGCCGTCCTGCTCGCCGTCTTCGTCCGCATCGAACTGCGCTCCGCGAGCCCGCTGGTCCGGCTCGGCGTCCTGCGCTCGGGACCCCAGCTGCGGGCACAGCTCGGCGCGATGACGTTCTTCGGCGGCTATGTGTCCTTCCAGTTCCTCGCCACGCAGTACTTCCAGTCGCTGCTCGGCTGGTCCGCGCTGGAGACCGCGCTCGCCTTCCTGCCCGCGGGCGCCCTGGTCGCCCTGTCCTCGACGAAGGTCGGCTCGGTGATCGACCGGTTCGGCACGCCGCGCGTGATCGTGGCCGGCTTCGTCCTGCTCGTCGCCTCGTACGTGCTGTTCCTGCGGATCAGCCTCACTCCCGCGTACGCCGCCGTGGTGCTGCCGTCCATGATCCTGCTGGGCTTCGCCTGCGCCCTGGTCTTCCCCTCGCTCAACATCCAGGCCACCAACGGCGTGGACGACGACGAGCAGGGCATGGTCTCCGGGCTCCTCAACACCTCGATCCAGGTGGGCGGCGCGATCTTCCTCGCGGTCGTCACGGCCGTGGTCACCGCGTCGTCCCACGCCGGGGACTCCTCGCCGCAGGCCGTCCTCGACAGCTTCCGGCCGGGCCTGATCGTGGTGACCCTCATCGCCGTCGCCGGGCTCGCCATCTCCGCCACCGGGCTGCGCACACGGCGTACGAAGGAGAGCGCCGCGGGACGTGTCGTCGCGAAGTCGGTGCCGGTCCCCGACGCCGACCGGGAGCGGGTGGCCGTCCACGACTGA
- a CDS encoding helix-turn-helix transcriptional regulator has translation MTLQTQLVLRTLLETPARARYGLELSEAAGLPTGTIHPILARLENAGWLESFWEDTGEIEKTDPPRPRRRYYRFTRSGTESARLALAQAYNGGATSARLRPAADGPGGV, from the coding sequence ATGACACTCCAGACCCAGCTGGTGCTGCGGACCTTGCTGGAGACCCCGGCCCGGGCCCGCTACGGCCTCGAACTCTCCGAGGCGGCGGGCCTGCCGACCGGAACGATCCACCCGATCCTCGCCCGTCTGGAGAACGCGGGCTGGCTGGAGTCGTTCTGGGAGGACACCGGCGAGATCGAGAAGACCGACCCGCCGCGCCCGCGCCGTCGTTACTACCGCTTCACGCGGAGCGGCACCGAATCCGCCCGCCTCGCCCTCGCCCAGGCCTACAACGGCGGGGCGACCTCCGCCCGCCTGCGCCCGGCCGCCGACGGTCCTGGAGGGGTGTAG